A single Bacillus sp. OxB-1 DNA region contains:
- the fabZ gene encoding 3-hydroxyacyl-ACP dehydratase FabZ, whose amino-acid sequence MLTASQIQEIIPHRYPFLLVDRILELEEGKRAVGLKNVTANEDFFNGHFPGYPVMPGVLIVEALAQVGAVAMLQKEENKGRLAFFAGIDNCRFKRQVTPGDTLRLEVEIVRLRGSIGKGKAVATVDGEIACETEMTFALGPASGN is encoded by the coding sequence ATGCTGACAGCAAGTCAAATACAAGAAATCATCCCGCATCGTTATCCTTTCCTGCTCGTGGATCGGATTTTGGAACTTGAAGAGGGGAAACGGGCGGTAGGCCTCAAAAACGTGACGGCCAATGAAGACTTTTTCAACGGCCATTTCCCAGGCTATCCCGTCATGCCCGGAGTTCTCATCGTGGAAGCGCTTGCACAGGTCGGAGCGGTGGCCATGCTCCAAAAAGAGGAAAACAAAGGGCGGCTCGCCTTCTTCGCAGGCATCGACAACTGCCGTTTCAAACGGCAAGTGACGCCGGGCGACACATTGCGCCTGGAAGTGGAAATCGTCCGGTTGCGCGGCTCAATCGGCAAGGGGAAAGCGGTAGCTACCGTCGATGGAGAAATTGCGTGCGAAACGGAAATGACATTTGCGCTCGGACCGGCCAGCGGAAACTAA
- a CDS encoding DNA-directed RNA polymerase subunit beta: protein MTDEKRYGSNQIGRERLETEAPAKRSLRTSRHERKKKEEETGQPEESRKWVQIRILPIWLRILLVLLLLAGAAILGAMIGYGYLGDGQPSEVLKKETWTHIFDIMNGKES from the coding sequence ATGACAGATGAAAAACGGTATGGTTCCAATCAGATCGGTCGGGAGCGGCTGGAAACCGAAGCACCGGCCAAACGATCGTTGCGCACCTCCCGTCATGAACGGAAAAAGAAGGAAGAAGAGACCGGGCAACCGGAGGAAAGCCGGAAATGGGTTCAGATACGGATCCTGCCGATATGGCTCCGCATCCTCCTGGTCCTTTTGCTATTGGCGGGCGCGGCCATTCTAGGGGCGATGATCGGTTACGGCTATCTCGGGGACGGCCAGCCAAGCGAAGTGCTGAAAAAAGAAACATGGACACATATCTTTGATATAATGAACGGAAAAGAGTCGTAA